One region of Purpureocillium takamizusanense chromosome 4, complete sequence genomic DNA includes:
- a CDS encoding uncharacterized protein (MEROPS:MER0003541~EggNog:ENOG503NVP7~COG:E~COG:O~SECRETED:SignalP(1-19~SECRETED:cutsite=VSA-QL~SECRETED:prob=0.5461)), which translates to MMWPRTSIIAAALAGSVSAQLLWNTGIRHLDIAAGSHATHPGQQSRLSGTRARDHTAPLFKAGQFSIGTQDNATCPTYGESQWTGTVDVSDTHRLFFWFFESRHDPSNDPVIIWMNGGPGGSSMYGLFNDLGPCILDGTNLSTNPWAWNNNASLIFLDQPAGVGFGSLAEAAHMPASDMDGAADFQAFLNIFFGKIFPEKAHLPMHVASESYGGHYGPVYLKHILDSRAYDSKSAFWGNITSLVLVSGMVDWTAGAVGTYELLCSDYRGREFLNSTACDKIRSATIEVERLGRLCDLSQDGHECFALHSFFMDQIDIYYRELIEMGKKSPFNIHLPCPDLPFCYPGKAEFTWYLNQDHIKSALGFPTSFTFEAVNLELHQAYEDSRTMLKPTTGEIATVLDAYKTPGLGDIRVLVLNGNEDYIVNTPGQKWIYDKLPWSGQPDYRIAKWTALPEGLAATGFWKGTRDGRLVFVGVDGVGHTVLGDAREGSQRILQRWFEGGWRQE; encoded by the exons ATGATGTGGCCACGGACCTCCATCATCGCGGCAGCGCTCGCCGGTTCTGTTTCCGCTCAACTCCTTTGGAATACCGGGATCAGACATCTTGATATCGCAGCAGGAAGTCACGCGACACATCCGGGGCAGCAATCACGACTCAGTGGCACTCGGGCGCGTGATCATACGGCGCCACTATTCAAGGCCGGGCAGTTCTCCATCGGCACACAAGACAATGCCACCTGTCCGACCTACGGCGAGTCCCAGTGGACGGGGACGGTGGATGTCTCTGATACACATCGATTGTTCTTTTGGTTCTTCGAGAGCCGCCATGACCCTAGCAACGATCCCGTCATCATTTGGATGAacggcggcccgggcggcTCATCGATGTATGGTCTGTTCAACGACCTTGGGCCATGCATCTTGGATGGAACGAATCTGAGCACGAATCCATGGGCATGGAATAACAACGCTTCCCTCATCTTCCTCGATCAACCTGCCGGCGTGGGCTTTGGCTCCTTGGCTGAGGCAGCACACATGCCGGCTAGCGATatggacggcgccgccgactttCAGGCCTTTCTCAACATCTTCTTTGGGAAAATATTTCCCGAAAAGGCACATCTACCTATGCATGTAGCCAGCGAGTCATACGGAGGCCATTACGGGCCGGTATATCTCAAGCACATCCTCGACTCCCGCGCCTACGATTCCAAGTCGGCCTTTTGGGGCAACATCACCTCCTTGGTACTCGTCAGCGGCATGGTCGACTGGACAGCAGGTGCCGTAGGCACATATGAGCTTCTGTGCTCTGACTATCGCGGCCGGGAATTCCTCAACTCGACCGCATGCGATAAAATCCGTTCCGCGACGATAGAGGTTGAACGCCTGGGGCGGTTGTGTGATCTGAGCCAAGATGGCCATGAATGTTTCGCTCTGCACTCTTTCTTCATGGACCAGATCGACATATATTACCGAGAGCTTATCGAAATGGGGAAGAAAAGTCCCTTCAACA TTCACCTGCCATGCCCAGACCTGCCTTTCTGCTACCCCGGCAAAGCCGAATTTACATGGTACCTGAATCAAGACCACATCAAGTCAGCCCTTGGCTTCCCGACGTCGTTTACCTTCGAAGCAGTCAACCTCGAGCTCCATCAGGCCTACGAGGACAGCCGCACCATGCTCAAGCCGACAACGGGCGAGATCGCCACAGTCCTGGATGCGTACAAGACACCAGGCCTGGGAGACATCCGCGTGCTGGtgctcaacggcaacgaAGACTACATTGTCAACACGCCGGGCCAGAAGTGGATATACGACAAGTTGCCCTGGAGCGGACAGCCGGACTACCGCATCGCGAAGTGGACTGCTCTCCCAGAGGGTTTGGCCGCGACGGGGTTCTGGAAGGGGACAAGGGACGGGCGGCTCGTGTTTGTGGGTGTCGATGGGGTTGGGCACACCGTTCTGGGCGACGCGCGGgagggcagccagcgcatTCTCCAGCGCTGGTTCGAAGGCGGATGGAGGCAGGAGTGA
- a CDS encoding RBR-type E3 ubiquitin transferase (COG:O~EggNog:ENOG503NY15), giving the protein MASSDDDDARVTELETLEAIFPEIRRPLDAPGFVFELELPVRPAEPVTVLFPAPDGSQPATAAAASSTALPSSSTSSGPPAPAAEPVDSLLISHLPPVSLRIVLPDGYPADKPPQVSISTAPQWLSRETLADLESDGPRLWEEAGRDLVAYSYIDHVHRAAEDVFGAITAEGTLAVPPEHKLAVLDYDIKAKRAAFEQGTFDCGICLDPKKGSKCHKMLECGHIFCLQCLQDFYNGTITEGNVSAVRCLTPNCAKQRTAAGPSAASRRKTFISPSELLQIGLTEEAVKRYVTLKYKTELESDKDTIYCPRQWCNGAARSKKHKKPEGLQFSDTADSDGDGTDGDDDQDATDEKAVEEERDRERDRKKAAAAKFSAADLLSVCEDCGFAFCSRCLQTWHGEFVYCVPKRNTDELTEEEKASLEYLQLHTSPCPTCAAPAQKTHGCNHMICSRCDTHFCYLCSSWLDPGNPYKHYNQQGDGKVTSCYMRLWELEGGDGNDVGIGFVGGRGAAAVAGGGGADPQPHHDAAMGDAVLLALLQDEPDESDTETEDGDDAPAVGRPAIAVAREAPLVLRLMDNNQQPRGGRRVAQPAPPQQPPHPAAARGRGGGRGHHQHHHHGPHRGAARGADHYPRAAGGGRGALPQRGGRGGGAVPRGGGRPARGAYAGGRVAAAAAAAGRGGGAAAAAAEQQQHRRHQQQHHNQHQQERRQRGPQQPLPAGGGNDNIVNNNDNNNNAGAGLDAAQEAWVRHFVQMALLDEEDQVEGGDSDSDDGNWHIR; this is encoded by the exons ATGGCCAGCtcagatgacgacgatgcgcgcgTCACGGAGCTCGAGAccctcgaggccatcttcCCCGAGATACGCCGTCCGCTCGACGCCCCGGGCTTCGTCTTTGAGCTCGAGCTCCCTGTGCGACCCGCTGAGCCGGTGACGGTTCTGTTCCCCGCCCCGGAcggcagccagcctgccaccgcggcggccgcatcaTCGACTGCGCTtccttcctcgtcgacatcgtcggGTCCGCCTGCGCCAGCCGCGGAGCCCGTCGACTCCCTCCTCATCTCTCACCTCCCACCAGTCTCACTGCGCATCGTTCTTCCCGACGGCTATCCGGCCGACAAGCCGCCTCAGGTCTCCATCTCCACCGCGCCACAATGGCTCTCCCGCGAgaccctcgccgacctcgagagCGACGGACCGCGCCTGTGGgaggaggccggccgcgATCTGGTCGCCTACTCCTACATTGACCACGTCcatcgcgccgccgaggacgtaTTTGGGgccatcaccgccgagggTACCCTCGCGGTTCCCCCGGAGCATaagctcgccgtcctggACTACGACATCAAGGCAAAGCGTGCCGCCTTTGAGCAAGGGACGTTTGACTGCGGAATCTGCTTAG ACCCCAAAAAGGGAAGCAAATGTCACAAGATGCTCGAGTGCGGCCACATCTTTTGCCTGCAGTGCCTCCAGGATTTCTACAACGGCACCATCACCGAGGGGAACGTGTCCGCCGTGCGCTGCCTCACGCCTAATTGCGCCAAGCAACGTACCGCTGCCGGGCCAtctgccgcctcgcgccgTAAAACCTTCATCAGCCCCAGTGAGCTGCTCCAGATCGGACTGACTGAGGAGGCGGTCAAGCGCTACGTGACGCTCAAGTACAAGACGGAGCTCGAATCGGACAAGGACACCATCTACTGCCCGCGCCAGTGGtgcaacggcgccgcgcgctccaAGAAGCACAAAAAACCCGAGGGCCTGCAGTTCAGCGACACCGCCGATTctgacggcgacgggaccgatggcgatgacgaccagGACGCAACCGACGAAAAGGcagtcgaggaggagcgcgatAGGGAAAGGGATAGGAAAaaggcagccgccgccaagttTAGCGCCGCCGATCTCCTTTCCGTCTGCGAGGATTGCGGCTTCGCCTTCTGCAGCCGCTGTCTGCAGACCTGGCACGGCGAGTTCGTGTACTGCGTGCCCAAGCGCAACACCGACGAGCTCACCGAGGAAGAAAAGGCTTCGCTCGAGTACCTCCAGCTGCACACGAGCCCCTGCCCGacatgcgccgcgcccgcccagaAGACGCACGGCTGCAACCACATGATCTGCTCCCGCTGCGATACGCACTTCTGCTATCTCTGCTCCTCGTGGCTCGACCCGGGCAACCCCTACAAGCACTACAAccagcagggcgacggcaaggtcacCTCGTGCTACATGCGCTTGTGGGagcttgagggcggcgatggcaacgatgtcggcatcggcttcgtcggtgggcgaggcgccgccgccgtcgccgggggaggaggagccgacCCTCAGCCTCATCATGATGCGGCCATGGGCGATGCCGTCTTGCTCGCGTTACTCCAagacgagcccgacgagaGCGACACCGAAAcggaggatggcgacgatgccccggcggtcggccggccagccatcGCAGTCGCCAGGGAAGCGCCGCTCGTCCTGCGCCTCATGGACAACAACCAACaaccccgcggcgggcgacgtgtggcccagcccgcgccgccccaacAGCCTCCGCATCCAGCCGCTGCCaggggccgtggcggcggccgcggtcaccatcagcaccaccaccacggccccCATCGCGGAGCCGCCAGGGGTGCAGACCACTAcccccgcgccgctggcggcggccgaggcgctctACCccaacgcggcggccgcggcggcggtgccgttcCCAGAGGCGGAGGCCGACCCGCCCGGGGCGCCTACGCAGGCGGTCgagtagcagcagcggcagcggcagcaggtcgtgggggcggtgccgccgccgccgccgcagagcagcagcaacatcgtcgtcaccagcagcagcaccacaaccaacatcaacaagagcggcggcagcgggggccgcagcagccactACCGGCAGggggcggcaacgacaacatcgtcaacaacaacgataacaacaacaacgcaggcgccggcctcgacgccgcgcaggagGCTTGGGTCCGACACTTTGTCCAGATGGCGctcctggacgaggaggaccaggtcgagggcggagactcggactcggacgacggcAACTGGCACATACGGTGA
- a CDS encoding uncharacterized protein (EggNog:ENOG503NUVH~COG:E), translated as MTELRGEPAHSGIWPNYGGSSHLSSRLGGAMDSPFHSSSSAAARPRSGHAPPMDHHQAYRYGGYSQDEPSTYERHPSYSNLKRSFSQAEPPAYQEIVQDLRDDGSRLTVNQDHKLLAFRRAQDKSTVVDHHGRVQQMDLSAQLHGMFFLSEMPANATDGSSMQPELTCYRRNLFQISGSLVMPRGQLSVLGESNETLPITSMEVSISAIESVDGNSVRLIVIPWKTPPPNTPEIAQTPDQEPPAVPLIPFQDDGAEADGELAVYPVGWRRLQFRIATANNGRRKELQQHFVLHLKVHGTLSDGSKVVLTESTTAPIVVRGRSPRNFQARKEIPLLGSSAGSRGQALVETGLGVVASAMTLKQDKARSMDMQVPRSSFTFSPPKSAASSLSSMRSNSYPSWSQQVPTSGPGAYPATSIGGEPYPKLPLAGASSFANESQDLPLQTSLAPSLSLTTGEQPQSSLRSQYAYTSSAPSVTMGATDGAFSMPRYLDGNPRPSKSPRQAGHQSVHSSGSIANTDASSDYRYGPYRTSTAGASDASHAPSYTSESSNSTNPSSRDYYPSSNTWTSTAAEPSSSLAYAGADARSSYSFSHEPYKSGASTIPPLKHEVGSSAVYGGGPRAAFDSMSNYSWSAA; from the exons ATGACGGAGTTGAGAGGAGAGCCCGCTCACTCCGGCATTTGGCCCAACTACGGCGGCTCCTCTCACCTGTCGAGCCGCCTGGGGGGCGCCATGGACTCGCCCTTTCacagctcctcgtcggccgcggctcgacctcgaagcggccatgcgccgcccatggacCATCATCAGGCTTACCGGTACGGAGGCTACTCCCAGGACGAGCCAAGCACCTACGAGCGACACCCGAGCTACTCGAACCTAAAGCGTTCCTTTTCGCAAGCCGAGCCCCCCGCCTACCAGGAGATTGTCCAGGATCTGCGGGACGATGGCTCGCGCCTGACTGTCAACCAGGACCACAAGCTGTTGGCCTTTCGACGAGCCCAGGACAAGTCGACGGTCGTcgaccaccacggccgcgtcCAGCAGATGGACCTGTCCGCGCAGCTGCACGGCATGTTCTTCCTGTCTGAGATGCCGGCCAACGCCACCGACGGCTCGTCGATGCAGCCGGAGCTGACTTGCTACCGCCGCAACCTCTTCCAGATCAGCGGCTCACTGGTGATGCCGCGAGGGCAGCTTTCCGTACTCGGCGAGTCGAACGAGACGCTGCCCATCACCAGCATGGAGGTTTCCATTTCCGCCATCGAGTCAGTCGACGGTAACAGCGTTCGCCTCATCGTGATCCCCTggaagacgccgccaccgaacACGCCTGAGATTGCGCAGACTCCGGACCAGGAACCCCCTGCAGTGCCCTTGATACCATtccaggacgacggcgccgaagccgacggaGAGCTGGCTGTCTACCCCGTTGGGTGGCGCCGGCTCCAGTTCAGAAT AGCCACCGCCAACAACGGGCGGAGGAAGGAGCTTCAGCAACACTTTGTGCTGCACCTTAAGGTTCACGGGACGCTTTCCGACGGCAGCAAGGTTGTGCTCaccgagtcgacgacggccccgaTTGTGGTGCGAGGGCGAAGCCCGCGCAACTTCCAGGCACGCAAGGAGATTCCCCTGCTGGGGTCTAGCGCCGGCTCCCGGGGCCAGGCTCTGGTCGAGACGGGGCTTGGTGTTGTGGCCAGCGCCATGACCCTGAAGCAGGACAAGGCGAGGAGCATGGATATGCAGGTCCCGCGATCCTCGTTTACGTTCAGCCCCCCGAAGTCGGCGGCAAGCTCGCTGAGCTCGATGCGGTCCAA CTCCTACCCTTCATGGAGCCAGCAAGTCCCCACGTCGGGGCCGGGCGCCTATCCAGCAACAAGTATAGGGGGCGAGCCCTACCCGAAGCTGCCACTCGCGGGCGCGTCCAGCTTCGCCAACGAGTCTCAGGATCTGCCGCTACAGAcgtccttggcgccgtcgctgtcaCTGACGACGGGAGAGCAGCCGCAGTCCTCGCTCCGGTCTCAGTACGCGTACACCAGCTCGGCGCCCAGCGTCACCATGGGTGCTACGGACGGTGCCTTCAGCATGCCACGATATCTAGACGGAAACCCCAGGCCGTCCAAGAGCCCCCGCCAGGCAGGCCATCAGTCGGTGCACAGCTCCGGGTCCATCGCCAACACGGACGCTTCGTCGGACTACCGCTACGGCCCGTACCgaacctcgacggcgggtgCGAGCGACGCCTCCCACGCGCCCAGCTATACGTCGGAGTCGTCAAACTCCACCAACCCTTCGTCTAGAGATTACTACCCCTCGTCGAACACATGGACaagcacggcggccgagccCAGCTCCAGCCTGGCATATGCAGGCGCAGACGCACGGTCGTCGTACTCGTTCTCCCACGAGCCCTACAAGAGCGGGGCGTCGACAATCCCGCCCCTCAAGCATGAGgtgggctcgtcggcggttTACGGCGGCGGTCCTCGCGCCGCTTTTGACTCGATGAGCAACTACTCGTGGAGCGCGGCgtag
- a CDS encoding uncharacterized protein (EggNog:ENOG503NUM1~TransMembrane:7 (i12-34o46-68i89-112o132-157i169-192o212-229i236-255o)~COG:V), whose product MWLLIWKLNLGFIGAPISVVITRTLLPLFLILYVRVVDGSQCWDGLSWRAFANMGVVFRLAIPGMIMVEAEWLAFEIMTIISARFGTEYLAAQSILITLTTLAYQIPFPLSIAASTRVAGLIGAGQVDNAKVAARVAVVASLLCTLVNCVVYITFRAQLPRIFTNDEEVGAIVASTMLLAGASTFFDGLGVAAHGLLRGIGKQSIGGVANLIAYYVVSLPLSLWFSIGLHGKIDGLWAGSTIGLVVVSMIEYTYLLTTNWHRAVEEAIARRAIG is encoded by the exons ATGTGGCTCCTTATCTGGAAGCTCAACCTTGGCTTCATCGGCGCCCCTATATCAGTTGTCATCACGCGAACGCTGCTGCCTTTGTTCCTGATCCTGTACGTCAgagtcgtcgacggctcCCAATGCTGGGACGGGCTTAGCTGGAGGGCGTTTGCCAACATGGGAGTGGTGTTCCGACTCGCCATACCAGGGATGATCATGGTAGAGGCCGAATGGCTTGCTTTCGAGATCATGACCATCATCTCGGCCCGGTTTGGAACAGAGTATCTCGCGGCGCAGAGCATCCTGATCACCCTCACCACGCTCGCGTATCAGATTCCCTTTCCCCTGTCGATCGCCGCCTCTACCAGAGTGGCTGGCTTGATTGGCGCTGGACAGGTCGACAATGCAAAAGTGGCAGCTCGGGTG gcggtggtggcgtccTTGTTGTGTACCCTTGTGAACTGCGTCGTCTACATCACCTTTCGAGCCCAGCTACCACGCATATTCaccaacgacgaggaggtgGGCGCGATCGTCGCCTCGACAATGCTGCTTGCGGGAGCCTCGACCTTCTTTGACGGCTTGGGCGTGGCGGCTCATGGGTTGCTACGAGGCATTGGCAAACAATCCATCGGCGGAGTGGCTAACCTCATCGCATACTACGTCGTTTCGTTGCCCCTGTCGCTCTGGTTCAGCATTGGGCTTCACGGGAAGATTGACGGCTTGTGGGCGGGTTCTACCATTGGGCTTGTGGT CGTATCCATGATTGAGTATACGTATCTACTCACGACAAATTGGCACCGAGCTGTCGAAGAGGCAATTGCTAGAAGGGCCATAGGATGA
- a CDS encoding uncharacterized protein (COG:S~EggNog:ENOG503P5H5) yields the protein MFELPQAKRVRREDLNRSGDSDWSGRESDEIDAELQALLNAQIARSLGFDVDAAVGPPADRPAAGSKGPFAASEADAKGQPEGAGGHDGVDGDQDAADLGEFEFKLFSTSTAAPKVVLEDESAGQGDGDIVRKRPAQYYLVVDVPPERRKEYELAAVSGEDVLARSRQRSWGLEMPWKVIRIATTTCKAGSKGAGVGSSKPPRGTTAADDDDDEVEEARRRKRPGKKARIAQRIKERAKKQKQEAAKKQLVDKEEHLKDKKKRLNRLKKLRRRAKEKEKKQGGGGGGAEGGSGSDSDGGSE from the exons ATGTTCGAGTTGCCGCAGGCAAAGAG GGTCCGACGCGAGGATCTCAACCGCTCGGGCGACTCGGACTGGAGCGGCAGAGAGAGCGATGagatcgacgccgagctgcaggcccTCCTGAACGCCCAGATCGCGCGGTCACTCGGGTTTGACGTGGATGCGGCCGTCGGGCCACCAGCAGaccggcccgccgcaggcTCCAAAGGGCCCTTTGCCGCGTCAGAAGCAGATGCAAAGGGTCAACCCGAGGGCGCGGGGGGCCACGATGGGGTCGACGGGgaccaggacgccgccgacctaGGCGAGTTCGAGTTCAAGCTCTTCagcacctcgacggcggcgcccaaggtcGTGCTGGAGGACGAGagcgccggccagggcgacggcgacatcgtCCGCAAGAGACCGGCGCAGTACTACCTCGTCGTGGACGTCCCGCCGGAGCGCAGGAAGGAAtacgagctggccgccgtgagcggcgaggacgtgctcGCGCGCTCCCGGCAGCGGTCTTGGGGTCTCGAGATGCCCTGGAAGGTCATCAGGATCGCCACGACGACATGCAAGGCCGGCAGCAAGGGCGCAGGCGTGGGTTCCAGTAAGCCACCGCGCGGGACCActgccgccgatgatgacgacgacgaagtcgaggaggcgaggcggaggaaaCGGCCGGGGAAGAAGGCGCGCATCGCGCAGAGGATCAAGGAGAGGgcgaagaagcagaagcaggaggcggcgaagaagcaaCTTGtggacaaggaggagcatctcaaggacaagaagaagaggctcAACAGGCTCAAGAAGCTGCGGAGGCGggccaaggagaaggagaagaagcagggcggcggcggcggcggggcagagggcggcagcgggtcgGACTCAGATGGCGGATCTGAGTGA